One Solea senegalensis isolate Sse05_10M unplaced genomic scaffold, IFAPA_SoseM_1 scf7180000015695, whole genome shotgun sequence DNA segment encodes these proteins:
- the LOC122762469 gene encoding keratin-associated protein 4-12-like, translated as MKLLLSLTLIWALSSTTAALVCQTCTDDSCTSTTPRTCSTETMCITAAIEAVSSGTPGQQIFKACASSSLCPATGSQIFSVNLGVSSALASATCCNTDNCNSATLSFPTTPPVNSLQCNSCNPATSQCTTSVQCTGTQDRCIQASCDGPTCCDTNLCNTVTTTAAPTTTAAATTTAAPTTTAAATTTAATAAPTTTAAPTAAATTGSNYNCCSNKLLQLYNCCCPNYNCCSNYNCCPNYSCCSNYNCCSSNRNCFPNFSCYPNCNRCTTYSNPCPNSPLNYSNLCSTNSNIQLSDTKQPNYNYLQFCLLYQTGWWLCEVEVTFSQKSKESG; from the exons ctgctgctcttgtGTGTCAGACTTGCACTGATGATTCATGTACAAGCACCACGCCACGAACATGTTCCACAGAGACAATGTGTATAACTGCCGCCATTGAAG CTGTTTCATCTGGAACTCCTGGCCAACAAATCTTTAAGGCGTGTGCATCGTCCTCCCTGTGTCCAGCCACAGGATCTCAGATATTTTCAGTCAACTTGGGTGTTTCGAGTGCACTTGCATCTGCTACATGCTGCAACACAGACAACTGCAACTCAGCCACTCTATCAT TCCCCACCACTCCACCAGTCAACAGCCTCCAGTGTAATTCATGTAACCCTGCCACATCACAATGCACCACTTCAGTACAGTGTACAGGAACACAAGATCGCTGCATTCAAGCAAGTTGTGA TGGACCAACGTGCTGTGACACAAATCTATGTAACACTGTCACAACAACTGCTGCCCCAACTACAACTGCTGCAGCAACTACAACTGCTGCCCCAACTACAACTGCTGCCGCAACTACAACTGCTGCAACTGCTGCTCCAACTACAACTGCTGCCCCAACTGCTGCAGCAACAACCGGCTCCAACTACAACTGCTGCAGCAacaagctgctgcagctctacAACTGCTGCTGCCCCAACTACAACTGCTGCTCCAACTACAACTGCTGCCCCAACTACAGCTGCTGCTCCAACTACAACTGCTGTTCCAGCAACCGCAACTGCTTCCCCAACTTCAGTTGCTACCCCAACTGCAACAGGTGCACCACCTACAGCAACCCCTGCCCCAACAGTCCTCTCAACTATAGCAACCTCTGCTCCACCAACAGCAACATCCAACTTAGCGACACAAAACAACCCAACTACAACTACCTCCAGTTCTGCTTGTTGTATCAGACTGG TTGGTGGTTGTGTGAAGTGGAAGTTACATTTAGTCAAAAGTCTAAAGAGTCTGGGTGA